The Larus michahellis chromosome 2, bLarMic1.1, whole genome shotgun sequence genome window below encodes:
- the ARL5B gene encoding ADP-ribosylation factor-like protein 5B has protein sequence MTHGVTRRDSRVGVGAASRAVWPLAGGGAVPCARPPPPPARPLPRRRCGLRPPEGSQGSRRRRLAEPWVSWGLGGKPRPGMGLIFAKLWSLFGNQEHKVIIVGLDNAGKTTILYQFLMNEVVHTSPTIGSNVEEIVVKNTHFLMWDIGGQESLRSSWNTYYSNTEFIILVVDSIDRERLSITKEELYRMLAHEDLRKAAVLIFANKQDMKGCMTAAEISAYLTLSSIKDHPWHIQSCCALTGEGLCQGLEWMTSRIGVR, from the exons ATGACGCACGGAGTGACGCGACGCGACAGCCGCGTGGGCGTTGGGGCGGCCTCTCGCGCCGTGTGGCCGttggccgggggcggggcggtgccgtgtgcccgccccccgccgccccccgcacgGCCGCTGCCCCGGCGCCGCTGCGGGCTGCGACCGCCCGAAGGGAGCCaagggagccgccgccgccgcctggctGAGCCCTGGGTGTCCTGGGGGCTCGGCGGGAAGCCGAGGCCAGGCATGGGCCTGATCTTCGCCAAGCTGTGGAGTCTCTTCGGTAACCAAG AGCACAAAGTAATCATAGTGGGACTTGATAATGCTGGAAAGACTACTATACTTTACCAATT CTTAATGAATGAAGTGGTTCATACTTCTCCAACCATAGGAAGCAATGTAGAAGAAATAGTGGTGAAAAACACTCATTTCTTAATGTGGGATATTGGAGGACAAGAGTCATTACGGTCATCGTGGAATACCTATTATTCAAACACAGAG TTCATCATTCTTGTTGTTGACAGCATTGATAGAGAGCGACTTTCTATAACAAAAGAAGAACTTTATAGAATGCTGGCTCATGAG GATTTACGGAAGGCTGCAGTTCTCATCTTTGCAAACAAGCAGGACATGAAAGGTTGCATGACAGCTGCTGAGATATCTGCATACCTCACCCTCAGCTCCATAAAGGATCACCCGTGGCATATTCAGTCCTGTTGTGCTTTGACAGGAGAAGG attatgcCAAGGCTTGGAGTGGATGACCTCCCGCATTGGAGTGAGATAG